A window of the Janthinobacterium agaricidamnosum NBRC 102515 = DSM 9628 genome harbors these coding sequences:
- a CDS encoding GNAT family N-acetyltransferase, with amino-acid sequence MQNLITSADVKANPVKLVPSLASTPEELREVQRLRYKVFIENMGLSALARADGLDSDEFDEHCDHLIVRDADTLKVVGTYRVLSASRSRKIGRLYSENEFDLGRLNNVRGRMVEAGRACIHPKYRGGSVIMLLWQGLAEYRVTPHLPFPIQQVVAALTPQVPQLIKGYMRSGAWLCGEPAWDPDFESADIFLMMPLANLDGRYARHYGVETAAR; translated from the coding sequence ATGCAAAACCTGATAACCTCGGCCGACGTCAAGGCCAATCCGGTCAAGCTGGTGCCCAGCCTGGCCAGCACGCCCGAAGAGCTGCGCGAAGTGCAGCGCCTGCGTTATAAAGTGTTTATCGAGAACATGGGTTTGTCGGCGCTGGCACGCGCCGATGGCCTCGACAGCGATGAATTCGACGAGCATTGCGATCATTTGATCGTGCGCGACGCCGACACGCTGAAGGTGGTCGGCACTTACCGCGTGCTGAGCGCGTCCCGTTCGCGCAAGATCGGCCGCCTGTATTCGGAAAACGAATTCGACCTGGGGCGGCTGAACAATGTGCGCGGCCGCATGGTCGAAGCGGGGCGCGCCTGCATCCATCCGAAATACCGCGGCGGCAGCGTGATCATGCTGCTGTGGCAGGGACTGGCCGAATACCGCGTCACGCCGCATTTGCCGTTCCCGATCCAGCAGGTCGTAGCGGCGCTGACACCGCAAGTGCCGCAGCTGATCAAGGGTTATATGCGTTCCGGCGCGTGGCTGTGCGGCGAACCGGCCTGGGACCCCGATTTCGAAAGCGCCGACATTTTCCTGATGATGCCGCTGGCCAACCTGGATGGCCGCTACGCCAGGCATTACGGGGTCGAGACCGCGGCGCGGTAA